A stretch of Gemmatimonas aurantiaca T-27 DNA encodes these proteins:
- a CDS encoding peptidylprolyl isomerase has protein sequence MITSLLRRVRPAACALLFGSVFGIAAHPATAHAQQPTPGTVAVRIETSLGTILAEIDSARAPISARNFLRYVDSSAYTGGRFHRTVTMDNQPRDTVRIEVIQGGANPAPTRTRFPAIPLERTNATGLKHRNGTLSMARGGPDSATSDFFICIGDQPSLDFGGHRNLDGQGFAAFGQVTQGMDIVRSIQKRPADGQSLKPPIEIVRIERVRR, from the coding sequence ATGATCACCTCCCTCCTGCGGCGTGTACGCCCCGCCGCCTGTGCCCTGCTGTTCGGTTCCGTGTTCGGCATCGCGGCACATCCGGCCACGGCGCACGCCCAGCAGCCGACGCCCGGTACCGTCGCCGTGCGCATCGAAACGTCACTCGGTACCATCCTGGCCGAAATCGACAGTGCGCGGGCACCGATCAGCGCACGCAACTTCCTGCGCTACGTCGACTCGAGCGCCTATACGGGCGGCCGTTTCCATCGCACGGTCACGATGGACAATCAGCCGCGCGATACGGTGCGCATCGAAGTGATCCAGGGTGGCGCCAACCCGGCCCCCACACGCACGCGCTTTCCCGCCATCCCGCTCGAGCGCACCAACGCCACCGGTCTCAAGCACCGCAATGGCACACTCAGCATGGCCCGAGGCGGCCCCGATTCGGCCACCTCGGACTTTTTCATCTGCATCGGCGATCAACCGTCGCTCGACTTCGGCGGCCATCGCAATCTCGATGGCCAGGGGTTCGCCGCGTTCGGTCAGGTCACACAAGGCATGGACATCGTGCGGTCCATCCAGAAACGGCCGGCCGATGGCCAGAGTCTCAAGCCACCCATCGAGATCGTGCGCATCGAACGCGTGCGGCGCTGA
- a CDS encoding DMT family transporter: protein MAAWVSLLVAGVLEVVWAYFMKQSQGFTRLWPSVITLSTMIASFALLSLAMKTLPLGTAYTVWTGIGAIGAFLVGILVLGETVSPMRITAAVLIVAGLVLMKLSS from the coding sequence ATGGCCGCCTGGGTTTCATTGCTGGTCGCTGGCGTGTTGGAAGTGGTGTGGGCCTACTTCATGAAGCAGTCGCAGGGGTTCACGCGACTGTGGCCCTCCGTGATCACGCTGAGCACGATGATCGCCAGCTTCGCGCTGCTGTCACTCGCCATGAAGACGCTGCCGTTGGGTACGGCCTACACCGTGTGGACCGGGATTGGTGCCATCGGCGCTTTTCTGGTGGGCATTCTGGTGCTTGGCGAAACGGTGAGCCCCATGCGCATCACGGCTGCCGTGTTGATCGTGGCTGGGCTGGTGCTGATGAAGCTCTCGTCCTGA
- a CDS encoding S41 family peptidase: MNPKQRSVRASWTAYVAAGALLLASACGGDSAEPTTPVGVTEMSARAASYIEEYIGLMQRHVHSTHRVDWTQVRARARAAAAGAQSLDDARVGIQEALLAIGEWHSFYTGPNGVTFSVPSVPCGAASSWLPLQPPSDVGYVRIREFSGGVVESIAYADSVHRMIARADKPDLSGWVVDLRGNRGGNMYPMFVGIGALMGPGRYIDFIDADGGRIPVSYRNGGVFYGAEELVRIERPYHVRDHNIPIAVIVDGLVASSGEATALAFRGRPRTRLFGTPTCGMASGNITLFMSDGARVVITRSLIHDRMSTGDGGPIQPDVRAETGDEAIAQAVWWLRSQHSATERED; the protein is encoded by the coding sequence ATGAATCCCAAACAGCGCTCGGTGCGAGCCTCCTGGACTGCGTACGTCGCTGCAGGCGCGTTGCTGTTGGCCTCGGCATGTGGTGGAGACAGCGCCGAGCCGACCACGCCCGTTGGCGTGACGGAGATGAGCGCACGCGCTGCGTCCTACATCGAAGAGTACATCGGGCTGATGCAGCGCCATGTGCACAGCACCCATCGCGTCGATTGGACGCAGGTGCGCGCCCGTGCCCGCGCTGCGGCGGCCGGTGCGCAGTCGCTCGACGACGCGCGTGTCGGCATCCAGGAGGCACTGCTGGCGATCGGTGAGTGGCACAGCTTCTATACCGGGCCCAATGGCGTCACATTCAGCGTGCCTAGTGTGCCGTGTGGGGCTGCGTCGTCCTGGCTACCACTGCAGCCGCCCAGCGATGTGGGCTACGTGCGGATTCGCGAGTTTTCTGGTGGTGTTGTCGAATCGATCGCATATGCGGACTCGGTGCATCGGATGATCGCGCGTGCCGACAAGCCTGACCTGAGTGGCTGGGTTGTGGATTTGCGTGGGAACCGAGGCGGGAACATGTATCCCATGTTTGTCGGTATCGGTGCGCTCATGGGGCCCGGTCGCTATATCGATTTCATCGATGCCGATGGTGGGCGCATTCCCGTCAGCTATCGGAACGGTGGAGTCTTCTACGGCGCGGAGGAATTGGTTCGCATTGAGCGACCATACCATGTCCGCGATCACAACATCCCGATTGCGGTGATTGTCGATGGTCTCGTGGCGAGCTCTGGCGAAGCTACCGCATTGGCGTTCCGCGGCAGGCCGCGCACGCGCCTCTTCGGGACACCGACGTGTGGCATGGCCTCGGGGAACATCACCCTGTTCATGTCCGACGGCGCGCGGGTCGTGATCACTCGCTCACTCATTCATGACCGGATGAGCACGGGCGACGGCGGTCCGATCCAGCCGGATGTCCGGGCAGAAACGGGTGATGAGGCGATCGCGCAAGCGGTGTGGTGGCTGCGCTCACAGCACTCGGCGACTGAACGCGAGGACTAG
- a CDS encoding lmo0937 family membrane protein — MLTTLAIVLLVLWALGMVSAYTIGGFIHILLVIAIIMVLVRVIQGRRPIP; from the coding sequence ATGTTGACCACACTGGCCATTGTCCTGCTCGTGCTCTGGGCACTCGGTATGGTGTCCGCCTACACCATCGGCGGTTTCATCCACATTCTGCTGGTGATTGCCATCATCATGGTGCTGGTGCGTGTCATCCAGGGTCGTAGGCCGATCCCTTGA
- a CDS encoding response regulator, whose amino-acid sequence MIAGFPHNTRMPPTEIRALVIDDNQDVRDSMVMVLELMGCHAMALSSAEEALPFLTEEQPVDAPIHIAFVDVSLLGMSGYELARIVRARHVPRKAMLIAMTGWGAERDRERALSEGFDAHVVKPLDMTRLSSLLDAVRPR is encoded by the coding sequence GTGATCGCCGGCTTCCCTCACAACACACGCATGCCGCCTACTGAAATCCGTGCACTGGTCATCGATGACAATCAGGATGTACGCGATAGCATGGTAATGGTACTCGAACTGATGGGGTGCCATGCAATGGCCTTGTCATCGGCAGAAGAGGCCCTTCCGTTTCTGACGGAAGAGCAACCAGTCGACGCTCCTATCCACATTGCGTTTGTCGATGTCTCGTTGCTCGGGATGTCCGGGTACGAACTCGCCCGTATCGTCCGCGCCAGGCATGTTCCCCGCAAGGCCATGCTGATTGCCATGACGGGCTGGGGCGCTGAACGGGATCGGGAGCGCGCCCTCTCCGAGGGGTTTGATGCACATGTCGTCAAGCCGCTGGATATGACCCGGTTGAGCAGCTTGCTGGACGCGGTGCGCCCTCGCTGA
- a CDS encoding response regulator gives MTTLLHELRNRLMPMQLRVDAGRHLAAGTALEPLMVSLQASMQDLAQWVDAKQRVNPVGEGAEQRTGMQKGHILMPVTPLHVLLVDDNDMLASALCDFASGDPRFASMRQVRCAADAWEYLSSYAPDVVVLDVHLPDADGIALCVALRERYPTVPVAILSGTFDAILVDESRVAGAAGFIAKGSDPHATLEAFVAVSRGGWTTLLP, from the coding sequence GTGACGACGTTATTGCACGAATTGCGCAACCGCCTGATGCCCATGCAGTTGCGAGTCGATGCCGGCCGTCACCTGGCGGCTGGTACAGCACTCGAGCCCCTGATGGTCTCGCTGCAGGCCTCGATGCAGGACCTCGCGCAGTGGGTAGATGCCAAGCAGCGTGTGAACCCCGTCGGAGAAGGGGCCGAGCAACGTACCGGGATGCAGAAGGGGCACATCCTCATGCCGGTCACGCCCCTGCATGTGCTGCTGGTGGATGACAACGACATGCTGGCGAGTGCGTTGTGCGATTTTGCATCGGGCGACCCGCGTTTTGCGTCGATGCGGCAGGTACGCTGTGCGGCGGACGCGTGGGAGTATCTGTCGTCGTATGCGCCGGATGTCGTCGTGCTCGACGTGCACTTGCCGGATGCCGATGGCATCGCCCTGTGTGTGGCTCTGCGCGAACGCTACCCTACCGTGCCCGTGGCCATCCTCTCCGGGACGTTCGACGCCATTCTGGTCGACGAGTCCCGTGTCGCGGGGGCGGCCGGATTCATTGCCAAAGGCAGTGATCCCCACGCCACGCTGGAAGCGTTCGTGGCCGTGTCCCGAGGGGGATGGACGACACTACTCCCCTGA